A stretch of the Nothobranchius furzeri strain GRZ-AD chromosome 5, NfurGRZ-RIMD1, whole genome shotgun sequence genome encodes the following:
- the kirrel3l gene encoding kirre like nephrin family adhesion molecule 3, like isoform X1: MYSVYLVFCFMVTAANKAAYFSQQPRDQVVVSGQSVTLPCVIVGYSGMVQWTKDGLALGGERDLPGWTRYSLMGDPPSGEHSLLIDSAELADDAVYECQATQAGLRSHRAKLTVQVPPSDPVVEGGPVVRLKAHTPHNLTCRASGAKPAAEITWYRDGEVMESAIYSKSLMEDGKRETAVSMLPIIPEDSDSGRTYTCRVLNPAAPAGRQTSITINVQHPPSVTLSVQPQTVTEGAKVLFICSASANPEITGYRWSKGGVPISEANGDSLEVTVDYSYFTDPVSCEVSNSVGSTNVSTLVDVQFGPRLLSEPKPMTVDTGMDAAFTCAWTGNPPLTLAWTKQGSSVVLSNGNTLQLKAVTQEDAGTYTCKAIVPRIGVAERDVTLTVNGPPIITAEAAQHAVKHSKGKLECRVGSSPPPDKIVWTFGDTSLSSGSSGRFSVQTVASDHGVLSTLVLSETLAQDFQMRYNCTAWNRFGTGTALVTLKEQEALPMLVIVGGAVGGGCVLLICVITLVSLCCRHTGKGELNGKRCTRLSKSDIRVQIVHSDHNATRGNDDEEDVKEPMAPNSSESPGTSRTEHSDLLEEEDDERSDIKDPTNGYYNVRGHDDRHIRNSGFSEYVPNSRPVYTPSQLPSPSPVYGQHGTQPRIYEFSHRYATNTVSRSSYEQPQAAQQQPAQPATIYPTDPLYSGSAYLPATYGRAFTSYVKPTSYEKVDAYDQSDQASKVSSSSRFSYASSQVSSQQSDYGRPSQRMQTHV; encoded by the exons CAGCCAACAAAGCGGCCTACTTCTCCCAGCAGCCCCGTGACCAGGTGGTGGTGTCGGGTCAGTCGGTGACCCTGCCGTGTGTCATCGTGGGCTACAGCGGAATGGTGCAGTGGACCAAAGATGGTCTCGCCTTGGGTGGAGAGCGAGACCTACCAG GCTGGACGCGCTACTCCTTAATGGGCGACCCGCCATCAGGCGAGCACAGCTTGCTGATCGATTCAGCAGAGCTGGCGGATGACGCGGTGTATGAGTGTCAAGCTACACAGGCGGGGCTCCGCTCCCACCGTGCCAAGCTCACTGTTCAAG TTCCTCCCTCGGACCCTGTGGTAGAAGGCGGTCCCGTTGTGCGCCTAAAGGCCCACACGCCTCACAACCTCACCTGCCGAGCCTCGGGAGCCAAACCCGCCGCAGAGATCACCTGGTACAGAGACGGCGAGGTCATGGAGTCTGCCATTTACTCCAAG TCACTAATGGAGGATGGGAAGAGGGAGACAGCTGTCAGCATGCTTCCAATCATTCCTGAAGACAGCGACTCCGGACGCACCTACACCTGCAGGGTCCTGAACCCAGCTGCTCCCGCTGGTCGACAGACATCCATCACCATCAATGTCCAGC ACCCCCCCTCAGTGACGCTATCAGTTCAGCCTCAGACTGTGACCGAGGGAGCGAAGGTTCTGTTCATCTGCTCGGCTTCAGCCAACCCCGAGATCACAGGTTACAG GTGGTCAAAAGGAGGCGTGCCGATCTCTGAAGCCAACGGGGACAGCCTTGAGGTGACAGTGGACTACTCCTACTTCACTGACCCCGTTTCCTGTGAGGTTTCCAATTCCGTGGGCAGCACCAACGTCAGCACTCTGGTCGATGTGCAAT TTGGCCCCAGACTGCTGTCGGAGCCCAAGCCGATGACAGTGGACACTGGGATGGACGCAGCCTTCACTTGTGCGTGGACTGGAAACCCTCCTCTGACGCTGGCTTGGACAAAGCAAGGCTCCAGCGTG GTGCTCAGTAATGGTAACACCTTGCAGCTGAAGGCTGTTACCCAGGAGGATGCTGGAACGTACACCTGCAAGGCCATTGTTCCTCGAATTGGAGTTGCAGAAAGAGATGTCACTCTAACGGTGAACG GTCCACCCATCATCACAGCAGAAGCCGCACAGCATGCTGTCAAGCACTCCAAGGGCAAGCTAGAGTGCCGGGTGGGAAGCAGCCCCCCGCCTGATAAGATT GTGTGGACCTTTGGGGACACGAGCCTGTCTTCTGGTTCCTCTGGTCGTTTCTCTGTGCAGACTGTTGCCAGTGACCACGGGGTCTTGTCCACTCTGGTGCTGTCGGAGACTCTGGCGCAGGATTTCCAGATGCGCTACAACTGCACAGCTTGGAACCGCTTTGGCACTGGAACTGCTCTGGTCACGCTGAAGGAGCAAG AGGCTCTGCCTatgctggtgattgttggtggagCAGTGGGCGGAGGCTGTGTCCTGCTGATCTGCGTCATCACGTTGGTGTCTCTCTGCTGCAGGCACACAGGCAAAGGTGAGCTCAACG GGAAAAGGTGCACTCGTCTTTCCAAGAGCGACATCAGAGTTCAGATCGTTCACAGTGATCACAACGCCACGCGTGGCaacgatgatgaggaggatgtcaAAGAACCCATG GCTCCCAACAGCAGCGAATCTCCAGGGACGTCGCGCACAGAACACAGCGACCTCTTAGAGGAGGAGGACGACGAGAGATCGGACATCAAG GACCCAACCAACGGGTACTACAACGTCCGTGGTCATGACGACCGCCACATCCGTAACAGTGGATTCTCAGAGTATGTGCCCAACTCCCGGCCAGTCTACACGCCATCACAGCTGCCCTCTCCCAGCCCCGTCTACGGTCAGCATGGCACCCAGCCTCGGATTTATGAATTCTCCCATCGCTACGCTACCAACACGGTTAGCAGATCCTCGTACGAGCAGCCGCAGGCAGCCCAGCAGCAGCCTGCACAACCAGCCACTATATATCCCACTGATCCCCTCTACAGTGGCTCCGCCTACCTGCCTGCAACCTACGGCCGTGCCTTCACCAGCTATGTCAAGCCCACTTCCTACGAGAAGGTGGATGCGTATGACCAATCAGATCAAGCCAGCAAGGTGTCAAGCTCGTCTCGCTTCTCTTATGCCTCCTCACAAGTGTCCTCCCAGCAATCTGACTACGGCCGGCCCTCACAGCGCATGCAGACTCATGTCTGA
- the kirrel3l gene encoding kirre like nephrin family adhesion molecule 3, like isoform X2, translated as MYSVYLVFCFMVTAANKAAYFSQQPRDQVVVSGQSVTLPCVIVGYSGMVQWTKDGLALGGERDLPGWTRYSLMGDPPSGEHSLLIDSAELADDAVYECQATQAGLRSHRAKLTVQVPPSDPVVEGGPVVRLKAHTPHNLTCRASGAKPAAEITWYRDGEVMESAIYSKSLMEDGKRETAVSMLPIIPEDSDSGRTYTCRVLNPAAPAGRQTSITINVQHPPSVTLSVQPQTVTEGAKVLFICSASANPEITGYRWSKGGVPISEANGDSLEVTVDYSYFTDPVSCEVSNSVGSTNVSTLVDVQFGPRLLSEPKPMTVDTGMDAAFTCAWTGNPPLTLAWTKQGSSVVLSNGNTLQLKAVTQEDAGTYTCKAIVPRIGVAERDVTLTVNGPPIITAEAAQHAVKHSKGKLECRVGSSPPPDKIVWTFGDTSLSSGSSGRFSVQTVASDHGVLSTLVLSETLAQDFQMRYNCTAWNRFGTGTALVTLKEQEALPMLVIVGGAVGGGCVLLICVITLVSLCCRHTGKGKRCTRLSKSDIRVQIVHSDHNATRGNDDEEDVKEPMAPNSSESPGTSRTEHSDLLEEEDDERSDIKDPTNGYYNVRGHDDRHIRNSGFSEYVPNSRPVYTPSQLPSPSPVYGQHGTQPRIYEFSHRYATNTVSRSSYEQPQAAQQQPAQPATIYPTDPLYSGSAYLPATYGRAFTSYVKPTSYEKVDAYDQSDQASKVSSSSRFSYASSQVSSQQSDYGRPSQRMQTHV; from the exons CAGCCAACAAAGCGGCCTACTTCTCCCAGCAGCCCCGTGACCAGGTGGTGGTGTCGGGTCAGTCGGTGACCCTGCCGTGTGTCATCGTGGGCTACAGCGGAATGGTGCAGTGGACCAAAGATGGTCTCGCCTTGGGTGGAGAGCGAGACCTACCAG GCTGGACGCGCTACTCCTTAATGGGCGACCCGCCATCAGGCGAGCACAGCTTGCTGATCGATTCAGCAGAGCTGGCGGATGACGCGGTGTATGAGTGTCAAGCTACACAGGCGGGGCTCCGCTCCCACCGTGCCAAGCTCACTGTTCAAG TTCCTCCCTCGGACCCTGTGGTAGAAGGCGGTCCCGTTGTGCGCCTAAAGGCCCACACGCCTCACAACCTCACCTGCCGAGCCTCGGGAGCCAAACCCGCCGCAGAGATCACCTGGTACAGAGACGGCGAGGTCATGGAGTCTGCCATTTACTCCAAG TCACTAATGGAGGATGGGAAGAGGGAGACAGCTGTCAGCATGCTTCCAATCATTCCTGAAGACAGCGACTCCGGACGCACCTACACCTGCAGGGTCCTGAACCCAGCTGCTCCCGCTGGTCGACAGACATCCATCACCATCAATGTCCAGC ACCCCCCCTCAGTGACGCTATCAGTTCAGCCTCAGACTGTGACCGAGGGAGCGAAGGTTCTGTTCATCTGCTCGGCTTCAGCCAACCCCGAGATCACAGGTTACAG GTGGTCAAAAGGAGGCGTGCCGATCTCTGAAGCCAACGGGGACAGCCTTGAGGTGACAGTGGACTACTCCTACTTCACTGACCCCGTTTCCTGTGAGGTTTCCAATTCCGTGGGCAGCACCAACGTCAGCACTCTGGTCGATGTGCAAT TTGGCCCCAGACTGCTGTCGGAGCCCAAGCCGATGACAGTGGACACTGGGATGGACGCAGCCTTCACTTGTGCGTGGACTGGAAACCCTCCTCTGACGCTGGCTTGGACAAAGCAAGGCTCCAGCGTG GTGCTCAGTAATGGTAACACCTTGCAGCTGAAGGCTGTTACCCAGGAGGATGCTGGAACGTACACCTGCAAGGCCATTGTTCCTCGAATTGGAGTTGCAGAAAGAGATGTCACTCTAACGGTGAACG GTCCACCCATCATCACAGCAGAAGCCGCACAGCATGCTGTCAAGCACTCCAAGGGCAAGCTAGAGTGCCGGGTGGGAAGCAGCCCCCCGCCTGATAAGATT GTGTGGACCTTTGGGGACACGAGCCTGTCTTCTGGTTCCTCTGGTCGTTTCTCTGTGCAGACTGTTGCCAGTGACCACGGGGTCTTGTCCACTCTGGTGCTGTCGGAGACTCTGGCGCAGGATTTCCAGATGCGCTACAACTGCACAGCTTGGAACCGCTTTGGCACTGGAACTGCTCTGGTCACGCTGAAGGAGCAAG AGGCTCTGCCTatgctggtgattgttggtggagCAGTGGGCGGAGGCTGTGTCCTGCTGATCTGCGTCATCACGTTGGTGTCTCTCTGCTGCAGGCACACAGGCAAAG GGAAAAGGTGCACTCGTCTTTCCAAGAGCGACATCAGAGTTCAGATCGTTCACAGTGATCACAACGCCACGCGTGGCaacgatgatgaggaggatgtcaAAGAACCCATG GCTCCCAACAGCAGCGAATCTCCAGGGACGTCGCGCACAGAACACAGCGACCTCTTAGAGGAGGAGGACGACGAGAGATCGGACATCAAG GACCCAACCAACGGGTACTACAACGTCCGTGGTCATGACGACCGCCACATCCGTAACAGTGGATTCTCAGAGTATGTGCCCAACTCCCGGCCAGTCTACACGCCATCACAGCTGCCCTCTCCCAGCCCCGTCTACGGTCAGCATGGCACCCAGCCTCGGATTTATGAATTCTCCCATCGCTACGCTACCAACACGGTTAGCAGATCCTCGTACGAGCAGCCGCAGGCAGCCCAGCAGCAGCCTGCACAACCAGCCACTATATATCCCACTGATCCCCTCTACAGTGGCTCCGCCTACCTGCCTGCAACCTACGGCCGTGCCTTCACCAGCTATGTCAAGCCCACTTCCTACGAGAAGGTGGATGCGTATGACCAATCAGATCAAGCCAGCAAGGTGTCAAGCTCGTCTCGCTTCTCTTATGCCTCCTCACAAGTGTCCTCCCAGCAATCTGACTACGGCCGGCCCTCACAGCGCATGCAGACTCATGTCTGA